TGCTCGATCAGCGAGTTCATCATGTTGCGCAACATCGCAAGACGGTGCGAAGTGGTGCGGTTAAGTTTACGAAGTCCGTGTCCGTGGCGCATGGTGCATTCCTTTCAATTATTTTGACGCACAGCCGGATCAGGTACTGCGCGTTGCACGTGTCCTTTGCAGGACATTTTTAAAGCCCAGCGCAGCCCCGAAGTGCTGCACCGGTCCAATTTCCAATTAACGCTTGTCCAGACCGGCCGGTGGCCAGCTTTCAAGCTTCATACCCAAAGTCAGACCGCGCGAAGCGAGGACTTCCTTGATTTCATTCAGCGATTTGCGACCCAGATTCGGGGTCTTGAGCAGTTCATTCTCGGTGCGCTGGATCAGATCACCGATGTAATAAATGTTCTCAGCCTTCAAGCAGTTCGCAGAGCGAACCGTCAATTCCAGCTCATCCACAGGACGCAACAGAATCGGGTCGAACTGCGTGTTGCCACGCGGTGCAGGCTGTTCAAACACGCCGGCCAATTCGCTGCCTTCCAGCTGCGCAAATACTGCGAGCTGTTCAACAAGGATTTTAGCCGATGCGCGCACGGCATCTTCAGCCGAGATCGCACCATTGGTTTCAATCTCTACCACCAGCTTGTCCAGGTCGGTACGCTGCTCAACGCGAGCGCTTTCAACGGTGTAGCTGACCCGCTTGACAGGTGAGAACGAAGCGTCCAGCACGATACGGCCGATCGACTTGGTTTGCTCATCCGCATAGCGGCGCATGCTGCCTGGGACATAACCACGGCCCTTTTCGACCTTGATTTGCATGTCCAGCTTGCCACCTTGAGACAAATGCGCAATCACGTGCTCTGGGTTGATGATCTCAACGTCGTGCGGAGTCTGAATGTCAGCCGCTGTGACCACACCGTCGCCGTCTTTACGCAGGCTCAGGGTGACTTCATCGCGGTTGTGCAGTTTGAAAACAACGCCTTTGAGGTTCAACAAAATGTTCACAACATCTTCTTGAACACCGTCAATCGAAGAGTACTCATGCAGCACACCTGCAATCGTCACTTCGGTTGCCGAATAACCCACCATGGACGACAACAGTACACGGCGTAGTGCATTACCCAATGTATGCCCGTAGCCGCGTTCAAACGGCTCCAACGCAACTTTCGCCCGGTTGTGGCCCAGCTGCTCAACGTTGATGGCTTTGGGTTTCAGCAAATTAGTTTGCATGCATGCTTCCTCTCAGTACCCCCAGCTCGTTACACCGGTAAGGCAAGTGTTGGTTCTAGACCGCAGTGCCCCGCAGCCTAGGAACAAAATCAAACGACAAATGCGGAATTAACGCGAATACAACTCAACGATCAGGGATTCGTTGACATCAGAGGCGAATTCATCGCGATCAGGTACTTTCTTGAAAATACCTTCGGTCTTCTCAATGC
This sequence is a window from Rhodoferax sp. WC2427. Protein-coding genes within it:
- the rpoA gene encoding DNA-directed RNA polymerase subunit alpha, producing the protein MQTNLLKPKAINVEQLGHNRAKVALEPFERGYGHTLGNALRRVLLSSMVGYSATEVTIAGVLHEYSSIDGVQEDVVNILLNLKGVVFKLHNRDEVTLSLRKDGDGVVTAADIQTPHDVEIINPEHVIAHLSQGGKLDMQIKVEKGRGYVPGSMRRYADEQTKSIGRIVLDASFSPVKRVSYTVESARVEQRTDLDKLVVEIETNGAISAEDAVRASAKILVEQLAVFAQLEGSELAGVFEQPAPRGNTQFDPILLRPVDELELTVRSANCLKAENIYYIGDLIQRTENELLKTPNLGRKSLNEIKEVLASRGLTLGMKLESWPPAGLDKR